A window of the Arachis duranensis cultivar V14167 chromosome 5, aradu.V14167.gnm2.J7QH, whole genome shotgun sequence genome harbors these coding sequences:
- the LOC107489942 gene encoding miraculin-like, whose protein sequence is MKITLLALVLVIAFSTNSLLGAASPAPEQVVDTTGKKVRSGVNYYIVPASNPYAGVAVTVSKINQTCPLNVVAGDYSNGPLPLHFLPVNEKKDVIRVNTDLNIHFTEMGDECPESPVWMLKDYDPSSDAETFVTLGGELGNPGKETLMDWFKIEKHEDAYKLFYCPNVYYESYGCSDIGISEDAFGNKRLALTNVPYKVRFQPA, encoded by the coding sequence atgaagatcaCATTGCTAGCGTTGGTCCTTGTCATTGCCTTCAGCACAAACTCACTTCTCGGAGCAGCTTCTCCTGCCCCGGAGCAAGTGGTTGACACCACCGGCAAAAAGGTCCGATCCGGTGTCAATTACTATATTGTCCCTGCTTCTAACCCTTACGCCGGCGTTGCCGTCACCGTTTCGAAAATCAACCAAACTTGTCCATTAAATGTTGTAGCTGGGGACTATTCCAATGGTCCCTTACCCTTGCATTTTTTACCGGTTAACGAGAAAAAAGACGTTATTCGTGTGAACACTGATCTCAACATTCACTTCACAGAAATGGGTGATGAATGTCCGGAATCACCGGTGTGGATGCTTAAGGACTATGACCCTTCTTCGGATGCAGAAACGTTCGTGACCCTTGGAGGTGAATTGGGAAACCCTGGAAAAGAGACACTTATGGATTGGTTCAAGATTGAGAAGCACGAGGATGCATATAAATTGTTCTATTGTCCGAATGTGTACTATGAAAGTTATGGATGCAGTGATATAGGGATATCTGAGGATGCATTTGGAAATAAACGTCTAGCTCTCACTAATGTTCCATACAAAGTTCGCTTCCAACCTGCTTAA